In one window of Bacteroidales bacterium DNA:
- a CDS encoding phospho-N-acetylmuramoyl-pentapeptide-transferase, whose translation MLHYLFTYLDRVYDIPGAGLFQYISFRAALSTILSLFISLIYGKRIINYLRAKQIGETIRELGLEGQNEKAGTPTMGGLIILGAILIPTLLFAKLNNIYILLMLFATIWLGFIGFLDDYIKVFKKNKEGLAGKFKIMGQIVAGIVIGLTLYFNDSVVLRERMPDNKVTLTPGQLTPFEQVKDHNVKFYPDPVKSTKTTIPFFKNNEFNYSMLISWMGKNHEKYTWILFTLIVIIIITAVSNGSNLTDGMDGLATGTSAIIGLTLGVLAWVSGNIVFADYLKIMYIPNTGELVVYISAFVGACVGFLWYNSYPAQVFMGDTGSLALGGAIAAFAIMIRKELLIPVLCGIFLVESLSVMIQVANFKRTKRKYGVGRRIFLMAPLHHHFQKKGYSEPKIVMRFLIIGIALALLTIITLKIR comes from the coding sequence ATGCTTCACTACTTATTCACATACCTCGACAGAGTTTATGATATTCCCGGAGCAGGGCTGTTCCAGTATATTTCATTCAGGGCAGCTCTATCTACCATTTTATCGCTATTTATCTCCCTGATATATGGAAAGCGGATCATTAACTATCTGCGGGCCAAGCAAATTGGTGAAACCATCAGAGAACTTGGACTCGAGGGTCAGAATGAGAAAGCCGGCACTCCAACAATGGGTGGATTGATTATCCTTGGGGCGATCCTCATCCCTACCCTATTATTTGCCAAACTCAATAACATCTACATTCTTTTAATGCTGTTTGCAACCATCTGGCTTGGATTCATTGGGTTCCTCGACGATTATATCAAGGTATTCAAAAAGAACAAGGAGGGATTGGCAGGCAAATTCAAGATTATGGGACAGATAGTGGCAGGGATCGTTATTGGGCTGACACTCTATTTCAATGATAGTGTCGTGCTCAGGGAAAGGATGCCTGATAACAAAGTCACACTCACACCAGGTCAGCTTACCCCATTTGAGCAAGTGAAGGATCATAATGTAAAGTTCTATCCTGATCCGGTAAAATCAACGAAGACTACTATCCCCTTTTTCAAGAATAATGAATTCAATTATTCGATGCTTATTTCCTGGATGGGGAAAAATCATGAGAAATATACCTGGATTCTGTTTACGCTCATTGTCATCATCATTATAACTGCTGTTTCCAATGGTTCCAACCTCACGGATGGCATGGATGGACTGGCAACCGGGACTTCCGCAATCATTGGACTCACGCTTGGAGTACTGGCGTGGGTAAGTGGCAATATCGTTTTTGCAGATTACCTGAAAATCATGTACATCCCAAACACGGGTGAATTGGTAGTGTATATAAGTGCATTTGTCGGGGCATGTGTGGGATTCCTTTGGTATAACTCTTATCCAGCCCAGGTTTTCATGGGTGATACCGGGAGTCTGGCTTTAGGTGGCGCCATCGCAGCCTTTGCTATCATGATCCGCAAGGAATTGCTAATTCCGGTGTTATGCGGGATCTTCCTTGTTGAAAGCCTTTCAGTGATGATACAGGTAGCAAATTTTAAACGAACAAAACGGAAATATGGAGTAGGCAGGCGAATCTTCCTCATGGCGCCTCTTCATCATCATTTTCAAAAGAAAGGATATTCAGAACCGAAAATTGTCATGAGGTTTCTGATTATAGGAATTGCTTTGGCATTGCTGACCATTATAACCCTGAAGATCAGGTAA
- a CDS encoding division/cell wall cluster transcriptional repressor MraZ: MLSLIAGHDCTLDAKGRVLLPGSLKKQLMPVIDQGFVIKRSMFHPCLEIYPRPVWDKQMKLIGKLNRFIKKNNDFVRLFMAGVREVEPDNSGRIQIPKDLVVFAELKTDIVLSSLSEILEIWDKQKYEAHFNNSEGIDKEALAEDVMGGISVDDE; this comes from the coding sequence ATGTTATCTCTGATTGCTGGTCATGATTGCACTTTGGATGCGAAGGGCAGGGTTCTCCTGCCTGGTTCGTTGAAGAAACAACTCATGCCGGTAATTGACCAGGGATTTGTTATCAAAAGAAGCATGTTTCATCCCTGCCTGGAAATATATCCCAGGCCAGTATGGGATAAGCAAATGAAATTGATTGGCAAGCTAAACCGCTTCATCAAGAAGAATAACGATTTTGTTCGCCTGTTCATGGCCGGTGTCCGTGAAGTGGAACCCGATAATTCCGGACGCATTCAAATACCCAAAGACCTTGTGGTATTTGCAGAACTCAAGACGGATATCGTTCTATCGTCGCTTTCGGAAATTCTGGAGATCTGGGACAAACAGAAATATGAAGCTCATTTCAATAACAGCGAAGGAATTGACAAAGAAGCACTTGCTGAGGATGTGATGGGTGGTATCTCCGTGGATGACGAATGA
- the rsmH gene encoding 16S rRNA (cytosine(1402)-N(4))-methyltransferase RsmH produces MYHNPVMLNECIEGLNIRPDGVYVDLTFGGGGHSRKILENLNENGRLIAFDQDADAQANSLKDPRFLLVDQNFRYMLNFLRYHHAFPVDGILADLGISSHHIDEPDRGFATRFDGPLDMRMNRKQELTAATVINTYSEEKLKELFFTYGEISNSRQLAASIIQARTEPITTVERLRSVITPLIPGKIENKYLAQVFQSIRIEVNDELGALGIMLKQTPKALKVGGRLVVMSYHSLEDRLVKNFIRTGNLEGNLEKDFFGNTSTPLESVNRKAWVAGPEELKLNPRSRSAKLRIAIKIKDGNNA; encoded by the coding sequence ATGTACCACAACCCCGTCATGCTCAATGAATGTATCGAAGGCCTGAATATCCGGCCCGATGGGGTATATGTTGACCTGACTTTTGGAGGTGGCGGCCACTCCCGAAAAATCCTTGAAAACCTGAATGAAAATGGCAGGTTGATAGCCTTTGACCAGGATGCTGACGCACAGGCAAATTCCTTGAAAGATCCACGCTTTCTGCTCGTCGATCAGAACTTCAGGTATATGCTCAATTTCCTGAGGTATCATCATGCTTTCCCGGTGGATGGCATTCTTGCGGACCTGGGTATATCATCACATCATATTGATGAACCTGACCGCGGATTTGCCACCCGCTTTGATGGGCCATTGGATATGAGAATGAACCGAAAGCAGGAACTCACCGCGGCTACTGTCATCAATACCTATTCAGAAGAAAAACTCAAAGAACTCTTTTTCACATATGGTGAAATCAGTAATTCAAGGCAACTGGCTGCCAGTATAATCCAAGCCCGAACTGAACCTATTACTACAGTTGAAAGGCTTCGGTCAGTTATCACACCGCTCATCCCGGGGAAAATAGAAAATAAATACCTGGCACAGGTGTTCCAATCCATCCGGATAGAAGTAAACGATGAACTTGGAGCTCTAGGCATCATGCTCAAACAAACTCCTAAAGCACTCAAGGTTGGAGGACGGTTGGTGGTGATGTCATATCATTCCCTGGAAGACCGCCTGGTGAAAAATTTCATTCGGACAGGCAATCTTGAGGGAAATCTTGAAAAAGATTTTTTCGGGAATACCTCAACACCCCTGGAATCAGTGAACAGGAAAGCATGGGTCGCCGGACCGGAGGAGTTGAAATTAAACCCACGATCCCGTTCAGCAAAATTGCGCATAGCAATAAAGATCAAAGATGGAAACAACGCATAA
- a CDS encoding UDP-N-acetylmuramoyl-L-alanyl-D-glutamate--2,6-diaminopimelate ligase encodes MKKLNLIIDGVETLEMTGADPSCLVRDISFDSRKIQPGTLFIAIKGLHTDGHIYIQSTIEAGACAIICEVLPEIIIDSVCYIKVPDSSKALGIIASNWFGNPSAKLKLLGITGTNGKTTTVTLLHQLFRQLGYHSGILSTIKNKIDEEEIPASHTTPDAIQLNELLARMVEKECKYCFMEVSSHAVIQNRITGLQFAGGIFSNLTHDHLDFHKTFEAYLKAKKLFFDTLSPEAFALTNIDDRNGRVMIQNTAAKRKTYSLLSLADFKGKIIESPLHGLHMEFDGIAAWCRLVGLFNGYNLLAAYSAAVLLGEDPTEVLTILSNLGSVEGRFDYLRSQEGTVGIIDYAHTPDALKNVLDTIHQLRKGKETLITVVGCGGDRDRSKRPVMANIACSGSEKLILTSDNPRSEDPAEILKEMLVGLDANQLRKTLVITDRHEAIKTAVMMSQPGDIILVAGKGHEKYQEIAGVKYPFDDKKILAELFNL; translated from the coding sequence ATGAAAAAGCTGAATCTCATAATTGATGGTGTGGAAACCCTGGAAATGACCGGGGCAGATCCTTCATGCCTGGTGAGAGATATCAGCTTTGATTCCCGGAAAATCCAGCCCGGAACCCTGTTTATTGCTATTAAAGGCTTGCACACTGATGGACATATATACATCCAAAGTACCATTGAAGCCGGCGCCTGTGCCATTATCTGTGAAGTGCTGCCTGAGATCATCATTGATTCAGTCTGCTATATTAAAGTTCCTGATAGCAGTAAAGCGTTGGGAATCATAGCATCCAACTGGTTCGGCAATCCATCGGCCAAACTAAAACTGTTAGGCATTACAGGCACCAATGGAAAAACTACCACCGTTACATTGCTTCATCAGCTATTCAGGCAATTAGGATATCATTCAGGAATCCTTTCAACCATCAAGAACAAGATTGACGAAGAGGAAATTCCTGCAAGTCACACTACTCCTGATGCCATCCAGTTAAACGAATTGCTTGCCAGGATGGTAGAAAAGGAATGTAAGTATTGCTTCATGGAAGTGAGTTCCCATGCTGTGATTCAAAACAGGATTACAGGTTTGCAATTTGCCGGAGGCATTTTCTCAAATCTGACCCATGATCACCTGGATTTCCATAAAACATTTGAAGCTTACCTAAAGGCAAAAAAGCTGTTTTTCGATACACTAAGCCCGGAAGCATTTGCACTTACCAATATCGATGACCGCAATGGACGGGTGATGATTCAAAATACAGCTGCCAAAAGGAAAACCTATAGCCTTCTCAGCCTTGCCGATTTCAAAGGCAAGATCATCGAATCTCCATTGCATGGACTTCATATGGAATTTGATGGAATAGCGGCCTGGTGCAGACTGGTTGGACTTTTTAACGGTTACAACCTGCTTGCTGCCTATTCAGCTGCTGTCTTGCTGGGCGAAGACCCAACCGAAGTTCTCACGATTCTGAGCAACCTGGGTTCTGTTGAGGGTAGATTCGATTATCTCAGGAGTCAGGAAGGAACTGTGGGCATAATTGATTACGCCCACACGCCCGATGCATTGAAAAATGTACTGGACACCATCCATCAACTCAGAAAAGGCAAAGAAACGCTTATTACTGTTGTTGGTTGCGGAGGCGACAGGGACCGCAGCAAGAGGCCAGTGATGGCAAATATTGCATGTTCAGGAAGTGAGAAGCTGATACTTACCTCTGATAACCCAAGATCTGAAGATCCGGCTGAAATATTGAAAGAAATGCTGGTCGGATTGGATGCCAATCAGCTAAGAAAAACCCTGGTAATAACCGACCGGCATGAAGCCATCAAGACGGCAGTGATGATGTCGCAACCCGGTGATATCATACTGGTGGCAGGGAAAGGCCATGAGAAGTACCAGGAAATTGCAGGTGTAAAATACCCCTTTGATGACAAGAAAATTTTAGCTGAACTATTTAATCTGTAA
- a CDS encoding transpeptidase family protein, with the protein MENRKDILWRVYLVYACMFLFSVAIIGRLAYIQFVQGEMWKEKANKLSLKYFNIEATRGNVFDANGELLATSIPIFEVRMDVASPLISDSVFDRNVDSLSLCLSGLFKDRSRKEYRSMLQKGRDQNNRYLLIRRSVNFEQLKKLRKFPIFRNKGNSSGLVAVARNRRVLPYQHLASRTIGWDKEGRKNDLGLEGAYSEMLEGTSGKRLYRLIANKNWSPINDENEVEPQDGSDIISTIDINLQDVAEEALLRQLEANDAHHGCVILMEVKTGNVKAIANLGKNKEGFYEETYNYAIGESTEPGSTFKLFSLLAALEDQKIKLTDMVDVTGGITKFANRTMRDSHLGGGVMSVQQVFEKSSNVGVSKLIYRCYSDKPQAFIDRLHSFSVAKPLGLEIPGEGTPRIKGTESKTWSKVSLPWKSIGYEVALTPLQILAFYNAVANDGVMVKPHFVKEIRNLGNSVKVIQPEIINSRIASREAITQAKIMLEGVVEHGTGSALKNPIYKVAGKTGTAQIAQNAGGYNKSDYKASFVGYFPAQQPKYSCIVVINNPSKGVYYGGAISAPVFREIADRVYATDPGMGLNWADSVRNTYAMPVSSGMGKDLAYLYKWMGIPGSAIPSTDWIVTESDSTGQKLATYNPKVKSIPNVTGMGARDAVYLLEKLGLRVKLSGFGLVRKQSLLPGKEISPGEQIALELGV; encoded by the coding sequence ATGGAAAACAGAAAAGACATATTATGGAGGGTATACCTGGTGTATGCCTGTATGTTCCTGTTTTCAGTAGCCATTATCGGACGCCTGGCATACATCCAGTTCGTACAAGGCGAAATGTGGAAAGAGAAAGCCAATAAACTCTCCCTGAAATACTTCAACATTGAAGCCACAAGAGGAAATGTTTTCGATGCCAATGGTGAGCTTCTCGCCACCTCAATTCCCATTTTTGAAGTCCGGATGGATGTTGCATCACCCTTAATCAGCGATAGCGTTTTTGACCGAAATGTTGACTCTCTGTCCCTCTGCCTTTCAGGCTTGTTCAAAGACCGTAGCCGCAAAGAATACCGTTCAATGCTTCAGAAAGGCCGAGATCAGAATAACCGGTACCTGCTAATCAGGCGGAGTGTGAACTTTGAGCAACTTAAGAAACTCAGGAAATTCCCCATTTTCAGAAACAAGGGGAATTCAAGCGGATTAGTTGCAGTAGCAAGGAATAGAAGGGTTCTTCCTTACCAGCACCTGGCCTCCAGGACAATTGGATGGGATAAAGAAGGAAGAAAGAATGACCTCGGCCTGGAAGGTGCTTACAGCGAAATGCTGGAAGGAACCAGTGGCAAAAGATTATACCGACTGATCGCCAATAAGAACTGGAGTCCGATAAATGATGAAAATGAGGTAGAACCCCAGGATGGAAGTGATATCATAAGTACAATTGACATAAACCTTCAGGATGTCGCAGAAGAAGCCCTCTTAAGGCAATTGGAGGCCAATGACGCCCATCATGGGTGTGTTATCCTGATGGAAGTAAAAACAGGTAATGTAAAAGCAATTGCCAACCTGGGGAAAAACAAAGAAGGTTTCTATGAAGAGACCTATAACTATGCGATTGGTGAAAGCACAGAACCCGGTTCCACATTCAAGCTGTTTTCCTTGCTGGCAGCCCTCGAAGATCAGAAGATCAAGTTAACTGATATGGTTGATGTTACCGGGGGGATCACAAAATTTGCCAACCGGACCATGCGTGATTCACACCTCGGTGGCGGTGTAATGAGCGTTCAGCAGGTGTTTGAAAAATCGTCCAACGTTGGAGTCTCAAAGCTAATTTATCGCTGCTATTCTGATAAACCTCAAGCTTTTATCGACAGACTTCATAGCTTTTCCGTGGCAAAACCGCTGGGACTGGAAATTCCCGGGGAAGGCACTCCACGCATAAAAGGAACTGAGTCAAAAACATGGTCAAAGGTATCCTTACCATGGAAATCCATCGGTTATGAAGTAGCTCTGACACCTCTTCAAATTCTAGCTTTTTACAATGCCGTTGCCAATGACGGAGTGATGGTGAAGCCACATTTTGTAAAGGAAATCCGGAACCTCGGCAATTCCGTCAAAGTGATCCAACCAGAGATTATCAATTCCAGGATCGCATCCAGGGAGGCTATTACGCAGGCAAAGATCATGCTTGAAGGTGTAGTTGAACATGGTACCGGAAGCGCCTTGAAGAATCCTATTTATAAAGTTGCCGGGAAAACAGGTACAGCACAGATAGCACAAAATGCAGGCGGTTATAATAAATCGGACTACAAAGCTTCTTTTGTAGGATACTTCCCTGCACAACAACCGAAATACTCCTGCATAGTAGTCATAAATAATCCTTCCAAAGGAGTCTATTACGGGGGAGCAATCTCAGCACCGGTATTCAGAGAAATTGCCGACAGAGTCTATGCCACAGATCCCGGGATGGGATTGAACTGGGCGGACTCTGTGAGGAATACCTATGCCATGCCTGTATCATCCGGAATGGGAAAAGACCTGGCTTACCTGTATAAATGGATGGGAATCCCGGGAAGTGCCATACCCTCCACTGATTGGATAGTAACAGAATCAGACAGTACAGGACAAAAACTTGCCACTTATAATCCAAAGGTTAAATCCATACCAAATGTTACCGGGATGGGCGCCAGAGATGCTGTCTATCTACTTGAAAAACTTGGACTAAGAGTAAAACTATCCGGGTTTGGATTAGTAAGAAAACAATCGCTGTTACCTGGGAAAGAGATTAGCCCTGGAGAACAGATTGCACTGGAATTAGGGGTGTAA
- the murD gene encoding UDP-N-acetylmuramoyl-L-alanine--D-glutamate ligase — MSQRIAILGAGESGTGAAILAQQKGFEVFVSDSGKIKSKYRNVLSQAGIAFEEEKHTASNILNATEVIKSPGIPDSAPLVRELLKKGIPVISEIEFAGRYTRAKKICITGSNGKTTTTMLTWHILNQAGINAGLGGNVGKSFALQVAEGEHDWYVLEISSFQLDNMIEFKADIAILTNITPDHLDRYDHRFENYVDSKFGILRNQAATDSFIYCLDDEVSWKEIQKREIIGQQYPFSTERALTSPGASLIKNEMSININNDPLKMTLEELALQGRHNVYNSMAAGIAGRLLDIRKESIRQSLSDFQNLEHRMESVAHIHGIDFINDSKATNVNSTWFALESIDRPIIWIAGGIDKGNDYTRLFELVQKKVRALICLGTDNSILIDAFRSKVDSLYETRSAEQAVVLAYSIGKPGEVVLLSPACASFDLFENYEDRGLQFKKAVKSL, encoded by the coding sequence ATGAGCCAGCGTATAGCCATACTCGGAGCCGGAGAAAGTGGAACAGGTGCGGCGATCCTGGCTCAACAAAAAGGATTTGAGGTATTTGTATCGGATAGCGGAAAAATAAAATCAAAATACAGAAACGTTCTTTCACAAGCTGGGATTGCATTTGAAGAAGAAAAACATACTGCGAGCAATATCCTGAATGCAACAGAGGTGATCAAGAGCCCCGGAATTCCGGATTCAGCTCCCTTGGTCAGGGAACTCCTTAAAAAAGGAATTCCTGTAATCTCTGAGATTGAATTTGCAGGCCGGTATACCCGGGCTAAAAAGATCTGCATCACAGGGAGTAATGGTAAAACAACCACTACGATGCTTACATGGCATATTCTAAACCAGGCAGGCATCAATGCAGGATTAGGCGGTAATGTAGGAAAAAGTTTTGCATTACAGGTAGCAGAAGGGGAGCATGACTGGTATGTACTGGAGATCAGTTCCTTTCAACTCGATAATATGATTGAGTTCAAAGCTGATATAGCCATACTGACCAATATAACTCCAGATCATCTGGACCGATATGATCACCGCTTTGAGAACTATGTTGACTCAAAGTTTGGAATACTGAGGAACCAGGCTGCAACAGATTCTTTTATCTACTGCCTGGATGATGAAGTGAGTTGGAAAGAGATACAGAAAAGGGAAATTATTGGCCAGCAATATCCTTTTTCGACAGAAAGGGCCTTAACAAGCCCGGGTGCATCCCTGATCAAAAATGAAATGAGTATAAACATAAATAACGACCCCCTAAAAATGACATTGGAAGAATTAGCACTACAAGGACGTCACAACGTCTACAATTCCATGGCAGCAGGTATTGCCGGACGATTGCTTGATATCCGTAAAGAGAGTATCCGACAGTCGCTCAGTGATTTCCAGAACCTGGAACACAGGATGGAATCGGTTGCCCACATCCATGGAATCGACTTCATCAACGACTCGAAAGCAACCAATGTCAACAGCACCTGGTTTGCCCTGGAAAGTATTGACCGTCCGATTATCTGGATAGCAGGGGGAATTGACAAGGGAAATGATTATACCAGGCTTTTCGAACTTGTACAGAAGAAAGTAAGAGCCTTGATTTGCCTGGGCACTGATAATTCTATCCTTATTGACGCATTCCGAAGCAAGGTAGACTCATTGTATGAAACCCGTTCTGCTGAACAGGCTGTTGTGCTGGCCTATTCCATAGGCAAACCGGGTGAAGTGGTATTATTGTCACCGGCATGTGCCAGTTTCGATTTATTTGAGAACTATGAAGATAGGGGTCTACAATTCAAAAAAGCTGTAAAAAGCCTTTAA
- a CDS encoding cell division protein FtsW, giving the protein MVQILPKIKGDKVIWGVVIILSVFSILAVYSSTTTLAYRFKQGNTEYYLLKHLSILLFGFFLMYIAHKIKYVYYARISQLAMIISIPLLLYTLVFGASINEASRWTTLPGVNIMFQPSDFAKLALIMFVARMLAKKQENIKEFNNAFIPILLPILVICFLILPANFSTAAILFATCAVLMFIGRVNMKYLFGMAGIGVILLTVFIAVLFISPKSSGRLGTWQNRVTNFSSGNSEENYQVEQAKIAIARGGLVGKLPGNSMQKNFLPNPFNDFIYAIIAEEYGMIGAVLILLMYMILLYRGIVIVAKSPGNYGAFLAIGVTFSLVFQAMINMAVAVNLLPVTGQPLPLVSMGGTSIWFTSIALGIILSVSKELESNKDEKQAEYATT; this is encoded by the coding sequence ATGGTGCAGATACTGCCAAAAATAAAAGGTGACAAGGTAATATGGGGAGTGGTGATTATCCTCTCGGTATTCTCTATTCTGGCGGTCTATAGCTCCACTACAACTTTAGCTTACCGGTTTAAACAAGGAAATACTGAATACTACCTGCTGAAGCACTTGAGTATTCTGCTTTTCGGATTCTTCCTGATGTATATTGCCCATAAGATCAAGTATGTATATTATGCCCGGATCTCCCAGCTGGCAATGATTATTTCAATTCCCCTTCTACTCTATACATTGGTATTTGGGGCCTCCATCAATGAAGCATCACGCTGGACAACCCTTCCAGGTGTAAACATCATGTTCCAACCTTCTGATTTTGCAAAGCTTGCATTAATCATGTTTGTTGCACGTATGCTTGCCAAAAAACAGGAAAACATCAAGGAGTTCAATAATGCTTTCATTCCTATCCTTCTGCCAATACTGGTAATTTGTTTTCTCATTCTCCCGGCTAACTTTTCTACAGCTGCCATCCTGTTTGCAACCTGTGCTGTATTAATGTTCATCGGAAGAGTGAATATGAAGTATCTGTTTGGGATGGCTGGAATTGGGGTAATCTTACTTACAGTTTTCATTGCCGTACTATTCATTTCCCCTAAATCCAGTGGCCGATTAGGCACCTGGCAAAACAGGGTGACTAATTTCTCAAGTGGGAATAGTGAAGAAAACTACCAGGTAGAACAAGCCAAGATCGCTATTGCCAGGGGAGGATTGGTAGGGAAACTACCCGGAAACAGTATGCAGAAAAATTTCCTTCCAAATCCTTTCAACGACTTCATTTATGCCATTATAGCTGAAGAGTATGGCATGATTGGAGCTGTGTTAATCCTGCTTATGTACATGATTTTACTATACAGGGGGATAGTGATTGTGGCAAAATCGCCCGGGAACTATGGAGCATTCCTTGCGATTGGTGTCACATTCAGCCTGGTCTTCCAGGCAATGATTAATATGGCCGTGGCAGTTAACCTGTTGCCGGTTACAGGACAACCTTTGCCATTAGTAAGTATGGGAGGAACCAGTATATGGTTTACCAGTATAGCATTGGGAATCATTTTAAGCGTGAGCAAGGAACTGGAATCGAATAAAGACGAGAAACAAGCAGAATATGCAACAACCTGA